Proteins encoded by one window of Chryseobacterium aquaeductus:
- a CDS encoding thioredoxin family protein codes for MNTPSNMLALGKKAPFFELPNPSKSNEIQSLDDLKGEKGTLVIFICNHCPFVLHVIDKLTELYEDYNEAGIEFIAINSNDVEKYPADSPEKMIEFQIERKFDFPYLYDESQAIAKAYDAACTPDFFFFDDKLDLIYRGQMDDSRPGNHKEVTGEDLIIAFENLLIGEPQEEIQRPSMGCNIKWK; via the coding sequence ATGAATACTCCCTCAAATATGTTGGCATTGGGCAAAAAAGCACCATTTTTTGAACTTCCTAATCCTTCAAAAAGTAATGAAATTCAATCATTAGATGATTTAAAAGGCGAAAAAGGAACGTTGGTGATTTTTATATGCAATCATTGTCCGTTTGTACTTCATGTGATTGATAAGTTGACAGAATTGTATGAAGATTATAATGAAGCGGGAATTGAATTTATCGCAATCAACTCAAATGATGTAGAGAAATATCCTGCAGATTCTCCTGAGAAAATGATTGAGTTCCAAATCGAAAGAAAATTTGATTTTCCTTATTTGTATGACGAAAGCCAGGCAATTGCTAAAGCTTATGATGCAGCTTGTACTCCTGATTTCTTTTTCTTTGATGATAAATTAGACCTCATCTATAGAGGCCAGATGGATGATTCTAGACCTGGAAATCACAAAGAAGTGACTGGAGAAGATTTGATTATCGCTTTTGAAAACCTTTTGATTGGCGAGCCACAAGAAGAAATTCAGAGACCGAGTATGGGTTGTAATATTAAATGGAAATAA
- the miaA gene encoding tRNA (adenosine(37)-N6)-dimethylallyltransferase MiaA, giving the protein MKNKTLISVVGTTGIGKTKLAIDLARQFNTEIISCDSRQFFSEMKIGTAAPSEDELSQAKHHFIGQLSVKDYYSIGQFEHDSLELLDQLFERYDIIIMVGGSMMYEKAVIEGLNDLPEANEKNQKKLETIWKTEGIEKLQEMLKDLDPEYYENVDIHNQRRLLRAIDVIWQTEKKYSENIAHPKNPRNFKTIRIGIEAPRETIYERINLRVDKMMENGLLNEAKNLDELRKSQEGRNLASLNTVGYSELFKYFDEEWDLDFAVSEIKKNSRRFAKRQLTWYRKEENIHYIEAGYSKEDFDSLVDYIESEI; this is encoded by the coding sequence GTGAAAAATAAAACATTGATTTCTGTAGTGGGAACTACCGGTATTGGAAAAACAAAACTCGCCATTGATTTAGCGCGCCAATTCAATACAGAAATTATTTCCTGTGATTCCAGACAGTTTTTTAGCGAAATGAAAATTGGAACTGCCGCACCTTCGGAAGATGAACTTTCGCAGGCAAAACATCATTTTATTGGTCAGCTTTCTGTGAAAGATTATTATTCTATAGGTCAGTTTGAGCATGATTCTTTAGAATTATTAGATCAGCTTTTTGAAAGATATGACATCATCATTATGGTTGGTGGAAGTATGATGTATGAAAAAGCAGTGATTGAAGGCTTAAATGATTTACCTGAAGCGAATGAGAAAAATCAGAAAAAACTGGAAACCATCTGGAAAACTGAGGGAATCGAAAAACTTCAGGAAATGCTGAAAGATTTAGATCCTGAGTATTACGAAAATGTGGATATTCACAATCAAAGAAGGTTGTTGCGGGCAATTGATGTGATTTGGCAAACCGAGAAAAAATATTCTGAAAATATTGCACATCCCAAAAATCCAAGAAATTTTAAAACAATAAGAATTGGCATTGAAGCGCCACGGGAAACTATTTATGAAAGAATCAATCTGCGTGTCGATAAAATGATGGAAAACGGCTTGCTTAATGAGGCTAAAAATCTTGATGAATTAAGAAAATCGCAGGAGGGAAGAAATTTGGCATCATTGAATACAGTTGGTTATTCTGAGCTTTTTAAATATTTTGATGAAGAATGGGATTTGGATTTTGCGGTTTCTGAGATTAAGAAAAACTCAAGAAGATTTGCAAAACGGCAATTGACCTGGTATAGAAAGGAAGAAAATATACATTATATAGAAGCAGGATATTCTAAAGAGGATTTTGATAGCCTAGTTGATTATATTGAGTCTGAAATTTAA
- a CDS encoding efflux RND transporter permease subunit, translating to MLKKFIDRPVLSTVISIILLLLGAMSVFKLPITLFPDIAPPSVQVTAFYPGANAEVVARSVAVPIEEAVNGVENMTYMTSNSNNDGSMTLSVFFKQGSDPDNAAVNVQNRVSKAMSQLPQEVVQAGISTQKVQNSMIMFMGLSSNDPKQYDELFLQNYLKINVIPQIQRIPGVAQAQVFGTRDYSMRLWLKPDRLAANNLSPQEVLAAVKDHNLEAAPGRLGQGSKETYEYILKYKGKLNKNADYENIAIKSNSDGSFLRLKDVARVEFGSYTYTASNRMDGKPVAGFAILQTAGSNANEILTDIEKQIEQMKTTLPKGVEPIIMYNSKDFLDASIHQVVETLIIAFSLVFIVVYIFLQDFRSTLIPAIAVPVAIIGTFFFLQMFGFSINMLTLFALVLAIGIVVDDAIVVVEAVHSKMEQTGMPVEQATTNSMSEISGAIISITLVMCAVFIPVGFMQGPAGVFYRQFAFTLVIAILISAVNALTLSPALCALLLNDPQGEHGDHGQKKGFGAKFFNAFNKSFNNMTRKYIYSLKFLIKNKWVAVTGLALITAASVFLINKAPTGFIPTEDQGFVLYAVNTPPGSSLDRTHRATEQIDKIINGEKAKNHLWVADGMNFISNSNASPYAAGFIKLKDFEDRGEVKDPDQIAAALTGKVAQVKDANAFFFNFPTVQGFGNVSGFEFMLQDKTNGSFEQLGTTTQTFIGELMKRPEIAFAFTTYAAGNPQYTIDVDTDKANQLGVSVTELMQTMQIYYGSSFVSDFNRFGKYYRVMAQADIPYRTDANSMEGIYVKNKTGEMVPVKTLVTLKRTFGPETVSRNNLFNAVTINGTPKPGYSTGDAIKAVEEVAQKSLPRGYGYEWTGITREEIKTGGQTAFVFMLSILFVYFLLAAQYESYILPFAVILTIPTGIFGVFAFTGLAGIDNNIYVQVGLIMLVGLLAKNAILIVEFAVQRRKAGKTLIESALQASKLRLRPILMTSFAFIIGMLPLVWTQGAAAKGNHSIGISTVGGMFTGVVFGIFIIPVMYVIFQYLHEKMPSRKKKRLLKQKQQAELLATAH from the coding sequence ATGTTAAAAAAATTCATAGATAGACCGGTACTTTCTACGGTTATCTCCATTATATTGTTGCTGTTGGGAGCGATGTCGGTTTTCAAACTTCCGATTACGCTGTTTCCCGATATTGCACCACCAAGTGTTCAGGTGACGGCATTTTATCCCGGAGCGAATGCAGAAGTTGTTGCCCGTTCCGTTGCGGTTCCTATTGAGGAAGCGGTGAACGGTGTTGAAAACATGACGTACATGACCTCCAACTCAAATAATGATGGATCAATGACCTTGAGTGTATTTTTCAAGCAAGGTTCAGATCCTGATAATGCAGCGGTCAATGTTCAAAACCGTGTTTCAAAAGCGATGAGCCAACTTCCGCAAGAGGTTGTACAGGCGGGAATTTCGACGCAGAAAGTTCAGAACAGTATGATTATGTTTATGGGATTATCAAGTAATGATCCAAAACAATATGACGAACTTTTCTTACAAAACTATTTGAAAATCAATGTCATTCCACAAATTCAGCGTATTCCGGGAGTAGCTCAAGCTCAGGTTTTCGGAACGAGAGATTATTCCATGAGACTTTGGTTAAAACCAGATAGATTAGCAGCCAACAATCTTTCTCCACAGGAAGTTTTGGCAGCAGTAAAAGACCATAATCTTGAAGCAGCACCGGGACGTTTAGGACAGGGAAGCAAGGAAACTTACGAATATATTTTAAAGTATAAAGGTAAATTAAACAAAAATGCAGACTACGAAAACATCGCCATCAAATCAAACAGTGACGGTTCATTTTTAAGATTAAAAGATGTTGCAAGAGTAGAATTTGGTTCTTATACATATACCGCATCCAACAGAATGGATGGTAAACCTGTCGCGGGATTTGCAATTTTACAAACTGCAGGTTCTAATGCAAATGAAATCTTAACTGATATCGAAAAGCAGATTGAGCAGATGAAAACTACTCTTCCAAAAGGAGTTGAGCCCATCATCATGTACAATTCAAAAGACTTTTTGGATGCGTCAATTCATCAGGTTGTTGAGACATTAATTATTGCATTTAGCTTGGTATTTATTGTTGTATATATTTTCCTTCAGGATTTCAGATCAACATTAATTCCTGCGATTGCCGTTCCGGTAGCAATTATCGGTACATTCTTTTTCCTTCAGATGTTTGGTTTCAGTATCAATATGTTGACTTTATTCGCTTTAGTTTTAGCCATTGGAATTGTGGTGGATGATGCGATTGTCGTTGTTGAAGCCGTCCATTCTAAAATGGAACAGACAGGAATGCCGGTTGAACAGGCAACAACCAATTCAATGAGCGAAATTTCAGGAGCTATTATTTCAATTACATTGGTAATGTGTGCGGTATTTATTCCGGTTGGTTTCATGCAAGGTCCGGCGGGAGTTTTCTACAGACAGTTTGCTTTCACCTTGGTGATTGCGATTTTGATTTCGGCGGTTAACGCATTGACTTTAAGTCCTGCTTTATGTGCTTTATTATTAAATGATCCTCAAGGAGAACATGGCGATCACGGTCAGAAAAAAGGTTTTGGAGCGAAGTTTTTCAACGCTTTCAACAAAAGCTTCAACAACATGACCAGAAAATACATTTACAGCCTTAAGTTTTTAATTAAAAATAAATGGGTTGCCGTTACAGGTTTAGCATTGATCACAGCCGCAAGCGTTTTTTTAATTAATAAAGCTCCGACAGGATTTATTCCAACAGAAGATCAGGGATTTGTTTTATACGCAGTGAATACACCTCCGGGAAGTTCATTAGACAGAACGCACAGAGCCACTGAGCAGATTGATAAAATTATCAACGGTGAAAAAGCAAAAAATCACCTTTGGGTAGCCGACGGAATGAACTTCATCAGTAATTCCAACGCTTCTCCTTATGCTGCAGGTTTTATTAAGCTTAAAGACTTTGAAGATCGTGGCGAAGTGAAAGATCCGGATCAGATTGCAGCAGCTTTAACAGGGAAAGTTGCACAAGTGAAAGATGCCAACGCATTCTTCTTCAACTTCCCTACTGTACAAGGTTTTGGTAACGTTTCAGGGTTTGAATTTATGTTGCAGGATAAAACCAACGGTTCATTTGAACAATTGGGAACAACCACTCAAACCTTTATCGGAGAATTGATGAAGCGTCCTGAAATTGCTTTTGCCTTTACAACATATGCAGCCGGAAACCCTCAATACACGATTGATGTTGATACTGATAAAGCAAATCAGCTCGGAGTTTCTGTAACTGAATTGATGCAGACGATGCAGATTTATTACGGAAGTAGTTTCGTTTCAGATTTCAACAGATTCGGGAAATATTACAGAGTAATGGCTCAGGCAGATATTCCTTATAGAACCGATGCGAATTCTATGGAAGGAATTTATGTTAAAAATAAAACCGGCGAGATGGTTCCTGTAAAGACTTTGGTGACTTTAAAAAGAACCTTCGGACCAGAAACGGTTTCCAGAAACAACTTATTCAACGCCGTAACAATTAACGGAACTCCAAAACCTGGTTACAGTACCGGAGACGCCATTAAAGCGGTAGAAGAAGTTGCTCAAAAATCACTTCCTAGAGGTTACGGTTATGAATGGACAGGAATTACCCGTGAAGAAATCAAAACTGGTGGACAAACTGCTTTTGTATTTATGTTAAGTATTTTGTTCGTGTATTTCCTATTGGCAGCTCAGTACGAAAGTTATATCCTTCCGTTTGCAGTTATTTTGACCATTCCTACAGGGATTTTCGGAGTATTTGCTTTCACAGGATTGGCTGGAATTGATAATAACATTTACGTTCAGGTTGGTTTAATCATGCTCGTCGGATTACTAGCGAAAAATGCGATTTTGATTGTAGAATTTGCTGTTCAAAGAAGAAAAGCAGGAAAAACATTGATTGAATCTGCACTTCAGGCTTCCAAATTACGTTTAAGACCGATTTTGATGACTTCATTTGCTTTTATCATCGGTATGTTACCATTGGTTTGGACGCAAGGTGCTGCTGCAAAAGGAAATCATTCCATTGGAATCAGTACCGTTGGCGGAATGTTTACAGGAGTTGTTTTCGGGATTTTTATCATTCCGGTGATGTATGTGATCTTCCAGTACTTACATGAAAAAATGCCGAGCAGAAAGAAGAAAAGACTTCTGAAACAAAAACAGCAGGCAGAACTTTTAGCAACCGCACATTAA
- a CDS encoding AraC family transcriptional regulator, with amino-acid sequence MKVTFERVIPDEKSSFRSIHNNSPISEFKWEYHYHPEIELVCVISGSGTRHVGYHKSNYTNGDLVLIGSNIPHSGFGLNSTDPHEEIVLQFKEDILQFPEQEIEARSIKNLLELSKYGIQFHRKIKKLMLPKLKLMLECEGYRRYLLLLEILFELSKSKDYQLLNNEIMPFTIISKNKTRLENIFTFVERNYDKEINIEEIAKLANLTLPAFCNFFKKATQITFTEFVNRYRINKACLLMTQDKSISECSYSCGFNNVTYFNRMFKKYTEKTPSEFMKNFSHNKVNVDLKVETKGIFLG; translated from the coding sequence ATGAAAGTTACATTTGAAAGAGTAATCCCTGATGAAAAGAGCTCATTTCGCAGTATACACAACAATTCTCCCATCTCAGAATTTAAGTGGGAATACCATTATCACCCGGAAATTGAGTTGGTATGCGTAATTTCCGGGAGCGGAACACGCCATGTTGGTTATCACAAAAGCAATTATACGAACGGAGATTTGGTTTTAATAGGTTCTAATATTCCGCATTCAGGATTTGGCTTAAATTCTACCGATCCGCATGAGGAAATAGTTTTACAGTTCAAGGAAGATATTTTGCAGTTTCCGGAGCAGGAAATTGAAGCTCGATCAATAAAAAATTTGTTGGAACTTTCAAAATACGGCATACAATTTCACAGGAAAATCAAAAAACTGATGCTTCCGAAGCTAAAACTAATGCTGGAATGCGAAGGTTACAGAAGATATTTATTACTATTGGAAATTCTATTTGAATTGTCAAAGTCAAAAGACTACCAACTTTTGAATAACGAAATTATGCCTTTTACTATTATATCAAAAAACAAAACCCGACTGGAGAATATTTTCACTTTTGTAGAACGCAATTATGATAAAGAAATAAATATAGAGGAAATTGCAAAACTGGCAAATCTTACATTGCCTGCATTCTGCAATTTTTTTAAAAAAGCAACTCAGATTACGTTTACAGAATTTGTGAATCGTTACAGAATCAATAAAGCTTGTCTTTTGATGACGCAGGATAAATCGATCTCTGAATGCAGCTACAGTTGCGGCTTTAACAATGTAACTTACTTCAATAGAATGTTTAAAAAATATACGGAGAAAACACCTTCAGAATTTATGAAGAATTTTTCGCACAATAAAGTCAATGTAGATTTGAAGGTTGAGACTAAAGGTATATTTTTGGGATAG
- a CDS encoding YicC family protein, translated as MILSMTGFGRAEGVFEGKKISIDIKSLNSKSFDLNIKIPLRYKEKEFEVRKILNDRIIRGKVDCYINIENLEETNDVKINRSLIDSYMNELKNIASDGPDFEYLKMAVRLPDAITSRPDELGEGEWEALAKIVNTAVDKFQDFRKTEGNILHEELERNIKNIDKSLAEVVPYEQVRIDAVKERYMKILKEFENVDETRFYQEMAYFTEKLDIQEEKVRLSQHLKYYSEVMENEDFNGKKLGFISQEIGREINTLGSKANHSEIQKLVVMMKDDLEKIKEQTLNVL; from the coding sequence ATGATTTTATCAATGACCGGCTTCGGTAGAGCCGAAGGTGTTTTTGAAGGAAAAAAAATTTCAATAGATATTAAATCACTAAACAGCAAGAGCTTTGATTTAAATATTAAAATTCCTTTACGATATAAAGAAAAAGAATTTGAAGTAAGAAAAATTCTAAACGATAGAATCATCCGTGGAAAGGTGGATTGCTATATCAATATTGAGAATCTCGAAGAAACGAATGATGTAAAAATCAACAGAAGTTTAATCGATTCTTACATGAATGAGCTTAAAAATATCGCCTCTGACGGACCAGATTTTGAATACCTGAAAATGGCAGTAAGACTTCCTGATGCAATCACTTCAAGACCAGACGAATTGGGTGAAGGCGAATGGGAAGCTTTAGCTAAGATCGTTAATACTGCAGTTGATAAATTTCAGGATTTCAGAAAAACAGAAGGGAATATTCTTCACGAAGAACTGGAAAGAAACATCAAAAATATCGATAAATCTTTGGCAGAAGTTGTTCCTTATGAGCAAGTGAGAATTGATGCTGTAAAAGAACGTTATATGAAAATTTTAAAAGAGTTTGAAAACGTTGACGAAACAAGATTCTATCAGGAAATGGCTTATTTCACTGAGAAATTAGATATTCAGGAAGAAAAAGTTAGACTTTCCCAGCATTTGAAATATTATTCTGAAGTGATGGAAAACGAAGATTTTAATGGAAAAAAACTAGGTTTTATTTCACAGGAAATCGGACGAGAAATCAATACTTTAGGTTCAAAAGCCAATCACTCTGAGATTCAGAAATTGGTTGTAATGATGAAAGATGATTTGGAAAAAATAAAAGAGCAAACGTTAAACGTATTATAA
- a CDS encoding efflux transporter outer membrane subunit produces MKRVKNIIIAFGIALGAVSCVPKLAYQETKPELPETFKYTATADTASVANLQWKQFFNDPILQDLIEKGIKNNYDLQIALKQVASSQEKLKQAKYLQYPDIGFGVSAQISKPSKNSMNGQSLNLFLGQNHVEDYNGAFNLSWEADIWGKIKNQQEVSKMQYLQTYEATKAIQTQVVAAIAQGYYNLLMLDKQLQIAKSNLDLSTNTLSLTEKLWQSGDTTSLGVQQATAQKQSTELLITQLEQNIAIQENALSILVGENPNKVNRTIEMSDTSLPQDISAGLPAAMVSRRPDVRQQELVLLESNSIVGIAQANMYPSLKITAAGGVNSFKIDNWFSIPASLFGSVLGGLTQPIFQKRQLKTDLNVAKIQREKNVLAFRQSVLNAVGEVSDALASNESLKVQEQKASEKVTTLKNGIKSAEMLYKGGMANYLEVITAQGNSLHAELNLASVKRQRLSSIVDLYRALGGGWK; encoded by the coding sequence ATGAAACGAGTAAAAAATATAATCATCGCTTTTGGGATTGCATTAGGTGCAGTTTCTTGTGTGCCGAAATTGGCATATCAGGAAACGAAACCCGAACTTCCCGAAACATTCAAATACACAGCAACCGCCGACACAGCAAGTGTAGCCAACCTGCAATGGAAACAGTTTTTCAACGATCCGATTTTACAGGATTTAATTGAAAAAGGAATTAAAAACAATTACGATTTACAGATTGCTCTAAAACAGGTTGCTTCTTCACAGGAAAAACTGAAGCAAGCAAAATATCTTCAATATCCTGACATAGGTTTCGGAGTTTCTGCGCAGATTTCAAAGCCTTCAAAAAACAGCATGAACGGGCAAAGCTTAAATTTATTTTTAGGGCAAAATCACGTTGAAGATTATAATGGAGCATTCAATTTATCTTGGGAAGCTGATATTTGGGGTAAAATAAAAAACCAGCAGGAAGTTTCAAAAATGCAATATCTGCAGACTTACGAAGCGACAAAAGCAATTCAGACACAAGTTGTTGCGGCAATTGCTCAAGGTTATTATAATTTATTGATGCTTGATAAACAATTGCAGATTGCAAAATCAAATTTAGATTTAAGCACCAACACGCTTTCTCTAACAGAAAAGTTGTGGCAAAGCGGCGATACAACTTCATTAGGAGTTCAGCAGGCAACTGCTCAAAAGCAATCGACAGAACTTTTGATTACTCAATTGGAGCAAAATATTGCCATTCAGGAAAATGCTTTGAGTATTTTAGTTGGTGAAAATCCAAACAAAGTCAACAGAACCATTGAAATGTCTGACACTTCTTTACCACAGGATATTTCTGCGGGACTTCCTGCAGCGATGGTAAGTCGTCGTCCAGATGTTCGTCAACAGGAATTGGTTTTACTGGAATCAAATTCAATTGTAGGAATTGCTCAGGCAAATATGTATCCTTCGTTGAAAATCACAGCAGCTGGAGGAGTCAATTCGTTTAAAATTGACAATTGGTTTTCGATTCCGGCATCATTGTTCGGTTCTGTTTTAGGAGGATTAACTCAGCCAATTTTTCAGAAAAGACAATTGAAAACAGATTTAAATGTTGCTAAAATTCAGAGAGAGAAAAACGTTCTGGCATTTCGTCAGTCTGTATTAAATGCAGTAGGCGAAGTTTCTGATGCGTTGGCTTCCAACGAAAGCTTAAAAGTTCAGGAACAAAAAGCCAGCGAAAAGGTGACAACGTTGAAAAACGGAATTAAAAGTGCCGAAATGCTTTACAAAGGCGGAATGGCAAATTACTTAGAAGTGATTACCGCTCAGGGAAATTCTTTACATGCTGAACTGAATCTTGCGTCCGTAAAAAGACAAAGATTAAGCAGTATAGTAGATTTGTACCGGGCTTTAGGTGGCGGTTGGAAGTAG
- a CDS encoding TetR/AcrR family transcriptional regulator produces MGLHERRQREKESIRANILQAAFTLAKTDGWASLSIRKIADAIEYSAPVVYDHFENKEAILYEISINGFHCLQIELIKAQKKHETPEDQLTAIVDAYWNFAFKNKEYYQLMFGLGMQCSGKGLMKEEFSSFQDMLYDCTFEIIKKKDSNPDNACHSSHALFSAVHGLISIMMMRNDDIPSTMNKTTLDETVSAFIKSL; encoded by the coding sequence ATGGGTTTACATGAACGTCGTCAAAGAGAAAAAGAATCTATCCGAGCAAATATTTTGCAGGCTGCATTTACTTTGGCGAAAACTGACGGTTGGGCATCACTCTCTATTCGGAAAATTGCAGATGCAATTGAATACAGTGCTCCCGTTGTTTATGATCATTTTGAAAACAAAGAAGCGATTTTATATGAAATATCAATCAATGGTTTTCATTGTTTACAGATAGAATTGATCAAAGCTCAGAAAAAACACGAAACACCGGAAGATCAGTTGACAGCAATTGTAGATGCTTATTGGAATTTTGCTTTTAAGAATAAAGAATATTACCAATTGATGTTTGGTTTGGGAATGCAATGCAGCGGAAAAGGTTTGATGAAAGAAGAATTTTCATCTTTTCAGGATATGTTGTATGACTGTACTTTTGAAATTATTAAAAAGAAAGATTCAAATCCGGATAACGCCTGTCACTCTTCTCACGCTTTGTTCTCAGCAGTTCATGGATTGATCTCGATTATGATGATGAGAAATGATGACATTCCTTCTACAATGAATAAAACGACTTTGGACGAAACGGTTTCGGCCTTTATTAAATCATTGTAA
- a CDS encoding efflux RND transporter periplasmic adaptor subunit, which translates to MKTTAKTKIIILISSIILLQSCTKAAKGTNAAPPAPELPVYTVITSPATVYQEFPTALEGKNNVEIRSQVDGYLDRIYVEEGAYVRAGQALFKIDSRAYGEQMNMANANLQVANANIQKAKVEVDRLQPLVAAKVVSDVQLRTAKANYAAAVAAGSQAKASVGGARINVGFTTITAPVSGYIGRIPYKKGSLISRTDPSPMTMLSDISEIYAYFSLSELDFIGFQKKYPGATLNEKLKNMPMVDLVIADNTTYPEKGKMSIVDGQFDKTTGAISVRAVFPNTNGALRTGNTGRVRMPQLFANTLVIPQESTFEIQDKVFVYVVGKDKKVTSKPITISGKTDSYYFISEGIAVGDKIVYTGIGALKDGVTIQPKAISSDSLLRARPL; encoded by the coding sequence ATGAAAACAACAGCAAAAACAAAGATCATCATACTAATATCGAGTATTATTCTTTTACAAAGTTGTACTAAAGCAGCAAAAGGTACAAATGCTGCACCACCTGCACCGGAATTACCAGTTTACACTGTTATCACCTCTCCTGCAACCGTTTATCAGGAATTCCCAACCGCATTAGAGGGAAAAAATAATGTAGAAATCCGTTCACAAGTCGATGGATATTTAGATAGAATTTATGTAGAAGAAGGTGCTTATGTAAGAGCCGGACAAGCTTTATTCAAAATAGATTCACGAGCTTACGGAGAGCAAATGAATATGGCAAACGCTAATTTACAGGTCGCCAATGCCAATATTCAAAAAGCGAAAGTGGAAGTTGACCGGCTTCAGCCTTTGGTTGCCGCAAAAGTAGTTTCAGATGTACAACTGAGAACTGCAAAAGCCAATTATGCAGCAGCAGTGGCAGCAGGATCACAGGCAAAAGCTTCAGTTGGTGGAGCTAGAATCAACGTAGGATTTACTACTATTACTGCTCCAGTTAGCGGATACATCGGAAGAATTCCTTACAAAAAAGGAAGTTTGATTTCAAGAACAGATCCAAGTCCAATGACGATGTTATCAGACATCAGTGAAATTTACGCTTACTTTTCTTTAAGCGAACTGGATTTTATCGGTTTCCAGAAGAAATATCCAGGAGCAACGTTGAACGAAAAACTAAAAAATATGCCAATGGTAGATTTGGTAATCGCCGACAACACAACTTACCCTGAAAAAGGTAAAATGAGTATCGTTGACGGACAGTTTGACAAAACTACAGGTGCAATCAGCGTTCGTGCCGTTTTTCCAAATACAAACGGAGCATTGAGAACAGGAAATACAGGTAGAGTTCGTATGCCGCAATTATTTGCCAACACGCTGGTTATTCCTCAGGAATCAACTTTTGAAATACAAGATAAAGTCTTCGTTTATGTCGTTGGGAAAGATAAAAAAGTAACCTCAAAACCTATAACGATTTCAGGAAAAACAGACAGCTACTACTTTATTTCTGAAGGAATTGCTGTTGGTGATAAAATCGTCTACACAGGAATCGGTGCGTTGAAAGATGGAGTGACTATTCAGCCAAAAGCGATTTCTTCTGACAGTCTTTTGAGAGCCAGACCTTTGTAA
- the gmk gene encoding guanylate kinase produces the protein MNKVIIFSAPSGSGKTTLVKHSLEAIPELEFSISCTTRQPRGSEIHAIDYHFISPDEFRQKISEEAFVEFEEVYTDKYYGTLKSEVEKIWNQEKVVIFDVDVKGGISLKKYFGDKALSIFIEPPSIAELERRLISRNTDDAETIKTRVEKAEEELTYAIEFDEIVINTDLDQAKKEIENLIKSFIGETRS, from the coding sequence ATGAATAAAGTTATCATATTTTCAGCGCCGTCGGGAAGTGGAAAAACGACATTGGTAAAACATTCTCTGGAAGCAATTCCGGAATTGGAATTTTCGATTTCATGTACGACGAGACAGCCGAGAGGAAGTGAAATTCATGCGATTGATTATCACTTTATTTCGCCTGACGAATTCAGACAGAAAATTTCTGAAGAAGCTTTTGTAGAATTTGAGGAAGTTTACACCGATAAATACTATGGAACTCTAAAATCTGAAGTAGAAAAGATTTGGAATCAGGAAAAAGTTGTTATTTTTGATGTAGACGTAAAAGGCGGAATTTCATTAAAAAAATATTTTGGTGATAAAGCATTATCGATTTTCATAGAACCACCTTCGATTGCCGAGTTGGAACGAAGATTGATCTCAAGAAACACCGATGATGCCGAAACCATAAAAACCCGTGTAGAAAAAGCCGAAGAAGAGCTTACCTACGCCATAGAATTTGACGAAATCGTTATCAACACCGATTTGGATCAGGCAAAAAAAGAAATAGAAAAT